The Cytobacillus sp. NJ13 sequence GATCAGCTTCAATCAGTCGGAAGCCCATTTGTGGCTACTTTTGCAAAAGTAGGAATCACTGCTGCAGCAGGAATTATTAACTTTGTTGTTATTACAGCGGCAATGTCCGGCTGCAACAGCGGTATTTATAGTGCAGGTCGTATGCTTTATACGTTAGGAGTAAATGGGCAGGCGCCTAAATTCTTTACGAAAATATCTTCTCAAGGTGTACCGGTTGTCGGTACTATGGGTGTACTGATTGGTTTAGCTGTTGGTGTTGTTTTAAGCTATATTGCACCAGAAAATTTATTCGTCTATGTATACAGTGCAAGTGTTCTTCCAGGTATGGTTCCATGGTTTGTCATCTTAATCAGTCAAATTAAGTTTAGAAAAGCAAAAGGAGCTGAAATGGACAAGCATCCATTCAAAATGCCTTTTGCTCCTGTGACCAATTATTTAACCATCGCATTCTTATTAATGGTATTAGTGGGAATGTGGCTGAATGATGATACCCGGATCTCGCTGATCGCAGGTATTGTTTTCCTGGGGATTGTAACGATAAGTTATTTCGCTTTTGGAATAGGAAAGCGTGTACCACAAGATTCTGGAGAAGATCAGGAAGTAGCTTAAAAGAGAAGAGTTCCTTCAGCATGGTGAGCTGACATGCTCATTGAAAGAACATTAAACCAAAGATGATTCAATACGTGCAATTCTGCGTTTGTAAGCTAACGTATTAAATAAGAGTATAAAAAGAAAAGGGTGATGCTGGAATTTAGCATTACCCTTTTTGCGGTAAATGATTTAAATAACACCTTGGGCGATCATGGCATCGGCTACTTTTTTAAATCCTGCGATATTAGCACCAGCAACCAGATTGCCTGGATAGCCATATTCCGCGGCAGCTTTGACGCTGTTTCGGTATATGTGTGCGCCCGGCATGGGTGCAGTCTATAGGGTGCAAGTCCCGAGCCATGAAGGCAGTAGTAGTGGTTAGCTTAACGCAAGGGTGTCCGCGGTGACGCGGAATCTGAAGGAAGCGAGCGGCAAACCTCCGGTCTGAGGAACACGAACTTCATATAAGGCTAGGTACCATTGGATGAGTTTGCACATCAAAACGAAATCCTTACTGCCGAAGGTGGTACAGAGTAAATGGAGCAGATAGATGGAGGGAAAGACTGTACTCTTACCCGGGGAGGTCTGATTGAAACGCCAAGTACACTTGGTAACCTATCTAATGATAGATAGCTGAACAATTAGAAGTCAGCAGAGGTCATAGTACCTTACCAACTCGAGACGGTAAGGGAAGGACTGAACAATTAGGAAGAACGAGAAACTAGGCATACAATTCCTGTGTAGAAGCAGACAATCCGAAAGGACTTACTTGAAGGAGGAAGTGGTGAATCCACAGGGGACTTCATGAGGGTGGAGCAGGAATAACATAATTAGATTTCTACGTTCACGTCGAAAGGAAATATCACATGTTAATGGATCTGATTCTGTCACGGGAAAACTTAATAGAAGCACTTAAACGTGTGGAGAAGAACAAAGGGAGTCACGGCATAGATGGAATGTCCGTAAAATCCCTACGAAGACATCTTTATGAGAACTGGGACACCCTTTGTGACTCTTTAAGGAAAGGTACCTATCAACCTAACCCAGTCCGTCGAGTCGAAATCCCGAAATCGAACGGTGGAGTAAGGTTACTAGGAATACCTACCGTGACAGACCGGTTCATCCAACAGGCCATCGCCCAAGTTCTAACCCCGCTTTTTGACCCAACCTTCTCAGAACATAGTTATGGATTTAGACCAAAAAGAAGAGCTCACGACGCTGTTCGTAAAGCAAGGGAATTTATTAGTGAAGGTTATAGATGGGTGATTGACATGGACTTGGAGAAATTCTTTGACAAAGTGAATCATGATAAATTGATGGGGATAATGGCAAGTAAAATCCAAGACCGATTGGTCTTGAAATTGATACGGAAATATCTCCAAGCAGGAATCATGATAAATGGTGTAGTCCATGATGCAGAAGAAGGGACACCACAAGGAGGTCCTCTGAGCCCTCTTCTTTCGAATATCCTTCTGGATAAGCTCGATAAAGAGCTAGAAAAGAGAGGTCACAAGTTTGTCCGCTACGCCGATGATTGTAATATTTACATGAAATCGAAGAAAGCTGGAGAACGAGTGATGAACTCGATTACATGCTTCATTGAGCAGAAATTAAAGCTTAAAGTAAATAGAGAAAAATCAGCGGTTGATCGCCCGTGGAAACGAAAGTTCCTTGGCTTTAGCTTTACGTTTAATAAGATACCGAAGGTTCGAATAGCAAATGAAAGTATCAAAAAGCTTAAAACTAAAATAAGGGGGTTAACCTCCCGTTCTAAACCAATTCCTATGGAAGTTAGAATCGAGAAACTAAATCAATATCTAACGGGATGGTGTGGATATTTTGCATTGGCTGATACACCAAGTAAATTTAAAGAATTCGATGAGTGGATTAGAAGAAGACTTCGTATGATTGAATGGAAACAATGGAAGAAACCGAGGACAAGAGTAAGAAAACTCAAAGGTCTAGGTGTCACTGACCAAAAGGCATACGAATGGGGAAACTCCAGAAAGAAATATTGGAGAATAGCCTCTAGTCCAATTCTACACAAAACCCTCGATAACTCCTATTGGAGTAATCGAGGGCTTAAAAGTCTATATCAAAGATATGAATTTCTACGTCAAACTTAATTGAACCGCCGTATACCGAACGGTACGTACGGTGGTGTGAGAGGTCGGGGGTTAGTCACCCCCTCCTACTCGATTAATCATTATGTGCTGAAGTTTAGCATCCACTTCTTCGAATGTCCAGGATAATCTTGAGCTGTTTTGAGCCATTTCCAGTGCAGAAACTGCGACGCCGCCTGCGTTGACCGCTTTTGCCGGGCCAAAGAGAACCTTGTTTCTCAGAAACACATCAATTGCCTCTGACGTGGATGGCATATTTGCTCCTTCACCAATGGCTTTTACTCCATTGGCTACCAAGATTTCCGCTGCTGTTTCATCAATTTCATTTTGCGTTGCACATGGCAGAGCGATGTCACAAGGGATGGACCAGATGCCAGAACAGCCTTCAAAGTATTGTGCATGAGAGTGATCTTTCACGTATTCCCGAATTCTTTTTCTTTCGACTTCTTTAAGTCTTTTTACTGTATCAAGGCTGATGCCGTTCGGGTCATAAATATACCCGTCAGAATCGCTGCATGCCACAACCTTGGCGCCCAGCTGTGCCGCTTTTTCAATCGCATAGGTGGAGACATTGCCTGATCCGGAGACAACGACTGTGCTTCCTGTAAAGGCAAGGCCACTTGCTTTCAGCATTTCTTGTACAAAATAAACAGTACCGTAACCTGTAGCTTCAGTGCGGGTTAAGCTGCCGCCATAACCAATCCCCTTCCCTGTCAGGATTCCGGCTTCATATCCTCCACGGATTCTTTTATACTGTCCAAATAGATATCCTATTTCCCTGGGGCCAACCCCAATATCTCCAGCTGGAACATCGATATCCGGTCCGATATGCCTGCATAGTTCCAGCATGAAGCTTTGAGTGAATCTCATGATTTCCCTATCAGATTTCCCCTTGGGATCAAAATCTGATCCGCCTTTTCCTCCTCCGATTGGCTGACCTGTAAGGGCGTTTTTGAAAATTTGTTCAAAGCCCAGAAATTTGATGATGCTGGCATTTACAGAAGGATGGAATCGCAAACCGCCTTTATAGGGACCGATTGCACTATTAAATTGTACACGGAACCCGCGGTTTACCTGTACTTTTCCTCTGTCATCCACCCAAGGGACTCTGAAGGAAATCACTCTTTCAGGTTCCACAATTCTTTCAAGTATATTTTGTTCCATGTATTCGGGATGTTTTGCAAATACAGGCACGAGTGAATCAAACATTTCTTTCACAACCTGATAAAATTCACTTTCATTAGGATTTCGCTGTTTGACCTTTTCAAATACTTCATGAACATAACCTTTTGCCTTTATTGTTTCCGTGTCTTTAAGCTCTGTTAAGACAGTCATGCTGCTGCAGCCCTCCTTTGTGGTTAATACTGAATTCTATAAATGCTTTCTGGATCAGAATGATTTGAAAAATTGTATGATTCTCTCATTTTATAGTTGAAAATCAATCTAAACAATATGAAAATTAGATAAGAATGATGCCGAAAATAGATGATTACTGAAAGGAAGAGCTCATTTGGAGTTAAGGCAAATAAAATATTTTATTGAAGTTGCGAAAAGAGAGCATGTAACTGATGCGGCGATGGCTTTACATGTTGCCCAATCCGCTGTGAGCAGGCAGATTTTTAATTTGGAGTCTGAGCTGGGTGTGAATCTGTTTATTCGGGAAGGGAGAAATGTAAAATTAACGCCAATCGGCAAGATATTTTTAGAACAGATGGAAGAAGCCATAAAAGTAATCGATAATGCGAAGCGCCAGGTCAGAGAGTATCTGGATCCGGAGCAAGGCAGAATACGTTTTGGTTTTCCAAGCAGTCTGGCACTTTACACGCTGCCTTCCATCATTTCTTCCTTCCGTGAGCGCTATCCTCATGTGAAATTTGAACTGAAACAGAGCTCCTATCGTGATTTGATTAGCGGAGTGGCGGAAGGGGAAATCGATATGGCTTTGATTGGTCCGTTGCCAAAGCAGGAAAGAAAGGTTAAGGGTGATATATTATTTACAGAGAATATGGTTGCCTTGCTTCCATCTGCCCATCCTCTTGCAGATAAACCTTTACTGAAGCTGGACCACTTAAAAGATGAATCATTTATCTTGTTCCCTAAGGGATATGTTTTGCGGGAAATATTCGATATTGCCTGCAGTCAGCTTGGCTTTCACACTAAAGTGTCATTTGAAGGCGATGATATTGATACGATTAAAGGATTAGTCTCAGCAGGCTTGGGTTTGACGCTTATTCCAGAATCTACATTGGCTGACAGCCTGCCGCGTT is a genomic window containing:
- a CDS encoding LysR family transcriptional regulator; the encoded protein is MELRQIKYFIEVAKREHVTDAAMALHVAQSAVSRQIFNLESELGVNLFIREGRNVKLTPIGKIFLEQMEEAIKVIDNAKRQVREYLDPEQGRIRFGFPSSLALYTLPSIISSFRERYPHVKFELKQSSYRDLISGVAEGEIDMALIGPLPKQERKVKGDILFTENMVALLPSAHPLADKPLLKLDHLKDESFILFPKGYVLREIFDIACSQLGFHTKVSFEGDDIDTIKGLVSAGLGLTLIPESTLADSLPRSTAMLPVINPQVTRTVGIIIPSERQLLPTEKLFYHFIRDFFAVLNQFQN
- the ltrA gene encoding group II intron reverse transcriptase/maturase; the protein is MLMDLILSRENLIEALKRVEKNKGSHGIDGMSVKSLRRHLYENWDTLCDSLRKGTYQPNPVRRVEIPKSNGGVRLLGIPTVTDRFIQQAIAQVLTPLFDPTFSEHSYGFRPKRRAHDAVRKAREFISEGYRWVIDMDLEKFFDKVNHDKLMGIMASKIQDRLVLKLIRKYLQAGIMINGVVHDAEEGTPQGGPLSPLLSNILLDKLDKELEKRGHKFVRYADDCNIYMKSKKAGERVMNSITCFIEQKLKLKVNREKSAVDRPWKRKFLGFSFTFNKIPKVRIANESIKKLKTKIRGLTSRSKPIPMEVRIEKLNQYLTGWCGYFALADTPSKFKEFDEWIRRRLRMIEWKQWKKPRTRVRKLKGLGVTDQKAYEWGNSRKKYWRIASSPILHKTLDNSYWSNRGLKSLYQRYEFLRQT
- the gdhA gene encoding NADP-specific glutamate dehydrogenase, encoding MTVLTELKDTETIKAKGYVHEVFEKVKQRNPNESEFYQVVKEMFDSLVPVFAKHPEYMEQNILERIVEPERVISFRVPWVDDRGKVQVNRGFRVQFNSAIGPYKGGLRFHPSVNASIIKFLGFEQIFKNALTGQPIGGGKGGSDFDPKGKSDREIMRFTQSFMLELCRHIGPDIDVPAGDIGVGPREIGYLFGQYKRIRGGYEAGILTGKGIGYGGSLTRTEATGYGTVYFVQEMLKASGLAFTGSTVVVSGSGNVSTYAIEKAAQLGAKVVACSDSDGYIYDPNGISLDTVKRLKEVERKRIREYVKDHSHAQYFEGCSGIWSIPCDIALPCATQNEIDETAAEILVANGVKAIGEGANMPSTSEAIDVFLRNKVLFGPAKAVNAGGVAVSALEMAQNSSRLSWTFEEVDAKLQHIMINRVGGGD